One Phaseolus vulgaris cultivar G19833 chromosome 2, P. vulgaris v2.0, whole genome shotgun sequence DNA window includes the following coding sequences:
- the LOC137812379 gene encoding ras-related protein Rab11A, giving the protein MAGAGAGGGYGDANQRIDYVFKVVLIGDSAVGKSQILARFARNEFSLDSKSTIGVEFQTRTLLIDHKTVKAQIWDTAGQERYRAVTSAYYRGAVGAMLVYDITKRQTFDHIPRWLEELRNHADKNIVIILIGNKCDLENQRDVPTEDAKEFAEKEGLFFLETSALEATNVETAFVTVLTEIYNIVNKKNLTADENQGNGNSASLSGQKIIVPGPAQELPAKRNMCCQAS; this is encoded by the exons ATGGCAGGTGCAGGTGCAGGAGGAGGCTATGGGGACGCCAACCAGAGGATAGACTACGTCTTCAAGGTGGTGCTGATTGGTGACTCTGCGGTCGGGAAGTCGCAGATTCTAGCCAGGTTTGCGAGGAACGAGTTCAGCTTGGACTCAAAGTCCACCATCGGTGTTGAATTTCAGACGCGCACTTTGCTCATCGATCACAAGACCGTTAAGGCTCAGATCTGGGACACTGCGGGCCAAGAACG GTACAGAGCAGTTACAAGTGCATACTACAGGGGTGCTGTGGGGGCAATGTTGGTTTATGATATCACTAAACGCCAAACCTTTGATCACATACCCCGCTGGTTAGAAGAACTGCGCAACCATGCTGACAAGAATATAGTCATCATCCTCATAGGAAACAAATGTGATCTTGAGAACCAGCGTGATGTACCCACCGAGGATGCAAAAGAATTTGCTGAGAAAGAAGGGTTGTTTTTCCTAGAGACCTCAGCACTAGAAGCAACTAATGTTGAAACAGCCTTTGTAACTGTCTTGACAGAAATATACAACATTGTCAACAAGAAGAATCTAACTGCTGATGAAAATCAGGGAAATGGGAACTCCGCATCTTTGTCTGGCCAGAAGATTATCGTTCCAGGCCCTGCACAGGAACTTCCTGCTAAGAGGAATATGTGTTGTCAAGCATCTTGa